Proteins encoded in a region of the Haloglomus salinum genome:
- a CDS encoding sterol carrier protein, which yields MGFNGDVMLVIDDIPLAETTLGDLPDPVLADLPENIRAGVSDVSLEEAPERFGETLRPSLPANVQDLLYQIETKVHDGTIYAYVGLEEGQCTGTEVLDDPTEKDVGYVVKGPYQTWRRIVDGRPVTSAWLNGDLVIEGNKVRLLRHGSVLQVVGDVAADVETTHLFPGEAATPGELVLDEAVRQPIAVGLLAEQQASLVTNTLSPF from the coding sequence GTGGGATTCAACGGGGACGTGATGCTGGTCATCGACGACATTCCGCTGGCCGAGACCACGCTCGGTGACCTGCCCGACCCGGTGCTGGCGGACCTGCCGGAGAACATCCGGGCCGGCGTCAGCGATGTCTCGCTCGAGGAGGCCCCCGAGCGGTTCGGGGAGACGTTGCGCCCCTCGCTGCCCGCGAACGTACAGGACCTGCTCTATCAGATCGAGACGAAGGTACACGACGGGACGATCTACGCCTATGTCGGGCTCGAGGAGGGTCAGTGCACCGGAACCGAGGTCCTCGACGACCCGACCGAGAAGGACGTGGGCTACGTCGTGAAGGGCCCGTACCAGACCTGGCGGCGCATCGTCGACGGCCGCCCGGTCACCTCGGCGTGGCTGAACGGCGACCTGGTCATCGAGGGGAACAAGGTGCGGCTCCTCCGGCACGGCTCGGTCCTCCAGGTCGTGGGTGACGTCGCCGCCGACGTGGAGACGACCCATCTCTTCCCCGGCGAGGCCGCCACCCCCGGCGAACTCGTGCTCGACGAGGCCGTCCGCCAGCCCATCGCCGTCGGCCTCCTGGCCGAACAGCAGGCCAGCCTCGTCACGAATACGCTCAGCCCGTTCTGA
- the fer gene encoding ferredoxin Fer, which produces MASPFDVLGVDPEADDETIEQAYRERVFEAHPDHGGSAAEFQRIRRAYERIENGYDPSENGATPAPEDEGTEPDEPDAAGVTVEYLDYQALADQGWELTDADLFEKAADTDLDGDDYGTFVADPGTPLLEAAEEAGHAWPFACRGGACTNCAVAVIDGEMPMHSSHILPQEWIDRGIRLSCVSAPVSDEMQVVFNVKHLPGLEELLLPASRFDKARSSGD; this is translated from the coding sequence GTGGCATCTCCGTTCGACGTGCTCGGGGTCGACCCCGAGGCCGACGACGAAACCATCGAGCAGGCGTACCGAGAACGCGTGTTCGAGGCGCACCCGGACCACGGCGGCTCCGCGGCCGAGTTCCAGCGCATCCGTCGGGCCTACGAGCGCATCGAGAACGGGTACGACCCCAGCGAGAACGGAGCGACGCCGGCGCCGGAGGACGAGGGCACCGAGCCCGACGAACCGGATGCGGCCGGTGTCACCGTCGAGTACCTCGACTACCAGGCGCTCGCCGACCAGGGCTGGGAGCTGACCGACGCGGACCTGTTCGAGAAGGCCGCCGACACGGACCTCGACGGGGACGACTACGGGACCTTCGTCGCCGACCCGGGGACGCCGCTGCTCGAAGCGGCCGAGGAAGCAGGCCACGCATGGCCCTTCGCCTGCCGTGGCGGCGCCTGTACCAACTGTGCCGTCGCCGTCATCGACGGCGAGATGCCGATGCACTCCAGCCACATCCTCCCGCAGGAGTGGATCGACCGCGGCATCCGGCTCTCCTGCGTGAGTGCCCCCGTCTCCGACGAGATGCAGGTCGTGTTCAACGTGAAGCATCTGCCGGGACTCGAGGAGCTACTCCTGCCGGCGAGTCGGTTCGACAAGGCCCGCTCCAGCGGGGACTGA